One Cryptomeria japonica chromosome 9, Sugi_1.0, whole genome shotgun sequence genomic window carries:
- the LOC131029695 gene encoding ubiquitin domain-containing protein DSK2b isoform X2: MGGGEGEGEKVSGDVQIHIRCSNGSKFTVEADIAGSVASFKQLLAPRCDIPADQQRLIYKGRILKDDNSLQSYGLQSDHTIHLVRGSAPSASPNVAATDNTATTNTTGASPVQGVPSTNNGGLGGPGLGSLLFPGLGGNGLNGNGLTGTFGAGMPEFQQVQQQLTQNPNMIREMMNMPAIQNLMNNPDLMRNLIMSNPQMREIIDRNPDLAHILNDPATLRQTLDAARNPELMREMMRNTDRAMSNIESSPEGFNMLRRMYETVQEPFLNATTMGGESGNDLGSNPFAALLGTQGLGQNRAPTTNPPTTNSDATGSPAPNTNPLPNPWNPTGTPAGGQTNTGSRAAPTGGLRQPGIERSPLLGLPDFGGMGGGAGPFDPSMLQQMLQNPAVMQMMQGLLSNPQYMNQFRPFLDNNSQLREMMQSPEFLRQLASPETMQQLLSLNQAVISQLARQQAGQAQGQTGVAGANNLGLENLLGVFGGLGGANTQNASNVPPEQLYATELAQLQEMGFVNTQENIRALSATGGNVNAAVERLLGNLG, from the exons ATGGGAGGGGGAGAAGGAGAAGGGGAGAAGGTAAGCGGTGACGTTCAAATTCACATTCGTTGCTCGAATGGATCTAAATTTACGGTGGAGGCGGACATTGCGGGCTCCGTCGCATCATTTAAACAGCTCTTGGCTCCTAGGTGTGATATTCCCGCAGACCAACAGCGATTAATTTATAAGGGCCGCATTCTGAAGGATGATAATTCGCTTCAAAGTTATG GTTTGCAAAGCGATCATACCATTCATTTAGTACGTGGATCAGCACCCTCTGCATCTCCAAATGTTGCAGCCACAGATAATACTGCAACCACGAATACTACAGGGGCATCACCTGTACAGGGAGTGCCTTCAACTAACAATGGGGGGTTGGGTGGGCCTGGTCTTGGAAGCCTGCTCTTCCCTGGATTGGGGGGAAATGGGCTTAATGGAAATGGGTTGACAGGTACATTTGGTGCAGGAATGCCTGAGTTTCAGCAGGTTCAGCAACAACTGACACAGAATCCCAATATGATCAGAGAGATGATGAACATGCCTGCCATTCAGAATCTCATGAACAATCCCGATCTGATGCGAAACTTGATTATGAGTAATCCACAAATGCGAGAAATAATTGATAGGAACCCAGATCTTGCTCATATACTTAATGATCCTGCCACTCTCAGACAAACATTAGACGCAGCAAGGAATCCTGAGCTGATGCGAGAAATGATGAGGAACACAGACAGGGCCATGAGCAACATTGAATCATCTCCAGAGGGCTTCAACATGCTCCGCCGCATGTATGAAACGGTCCAAGAGCCATTCTTGAATGCAACAACAATGGGAGGTGAAAGTGGGAATGACTTGGGTTCAAACCCTTTTGCTGCTTTGTTGGGAACACAGGGATTGGGCCAGAACCGTGCACCCACTACAAATCCACCAACAACTAATTCTGATGCAACTGGCTCTCCTGCTCCTAATACAAATCCCTTGCCAAATCCATGGAATCCTACTG GAACACCTGCAGGTGGTCAGACTAACACAGGTTCTAGGGCTGCTCCTACTGGAGGTTTAAGGCAGCCAGGAATTGAGAGATCACCTCTTCTTGGCCTGCCAGATTTTGGAGGGATGGGTGGGGGCGCTGGACCATTTGATCCGTCTATGCTGCAACAGATGCTACAAAATCCAGCAGTGATGCAGATGATGCAAGGATTACTTTCCAATCCTCAATACATGAATCAG TTCCGGCCCTTTTTAGATAATAATTCTCAATTGAGAGAAATGATGCAAAGTCCAGAATTTCTTCGTCAGTTGGCAAGTCCAGAGACTATGCAG CAACTTCTGTCATTAAATCAAGCAGTCATATCTCAGCTAGCTCGACAGCAGGCCGGCCA GGCACAGGGGCAGACGGGGGTTGCTGGAGCCAACAACCTTGGATTGGAAAACCTCTTAGGGGTGTTTGGTGGACTGGGTGGTGCGAACACCCAAAACGCTtctaatg ttccaccagagcaactTTATGCAACAGAGCTAGCACAGCTACAAGAAATGGGATTTGTTAACACACAGGAGAATATTCGTGCACTAAGTGCCACTGGTGGAAATGTCAATGCTGCTGTTGAGCGCCTTCTTGGCAATCTTGGCTAG
- the LOC131029695 gene encoding ubiquitin domain-containing protein DSK2b isoform X1, with protein sequence MGGGEGEGEKVSGDVQIHIRCSNGSKFTVEADIAGSVASFKQLLAPRCDIPADQQRLIYKGRILKDDNSLQSYGLQSDHTIHLVRGSAPSASPNVAATDNTATTNTTGASPVQGVPSTNNGGLGGPGLGSLLFPGLGGNGLNGNGLTGTFGAGMPEFQQVQQQLTQNPNMIREMMNMPAIQNLMNNPDLMRNLIMSNPQMREIIDRNPDLAHILNDPATLRQTLDAARNPELMREMMRNTDRAMSNIESSPEGFNMLRRMYETVQEPFLNATTMGGESGNDLGSNPFAALLGTQGLGQNRAPTTNPPTTNSDATGSPAPNTNPLPNPWNPTANAPGTPAGGQTNTGSRAAPTGGLRQPGIERSPLLGLPDFGGMGGGAGPFDPSMLQQMLQNPAVMQMMQGLLSNPQYMNQFRPFLDNNSQLREMMQSPEFLRQLASPETMQQLLSLNQAVISQLARQQAGQAQGQTGVAGANNLGLENLLGVFGGLGGANTQNASNVPPEQLYATELAQLQEMGFVNTQENIRALSATGGNVNAAVERLLGNLG encoded by the exons ATGGGAGGGGGAGAAGGAGAAGGGGAGAAGGTAAGCGGTGACGTTCAAATTCACATTCGTTGCTCGAATGGATCTAAATTTACGGTGGAGGCGGACATTGCGGGCTCCGTCGCATCATTTAAACAGCTCTTGGCTCCTAGGTGTGATATTCCCGCAGACCAACAGCGATTAATTTATAAGGGCCGCATTCTGAAGGATGATAATTCGCTTCAAAGTTATG GTTTGCAAAGCGATCATACCATTCATTTAGTACGTGGATCAGCACCCTCTGCATCTCCAAATGTTGCAGCCACAGATAATACTGCAACCACGAATACTACAGGGGCATCACCTGTACAGGGAGTGCCTTCAACTAACAATGGGGGGTTGGGTGGGCCTGGTCTTGGAAGCCTGCTCTTCCCTGGATTGGGGGGAAATGGGCTTAATGGAAATGGGTTGACAGGTACATTTGGTGCAGGAATGCCTGAGTTTCAGCAGGTTCAGCAACAACTGACACAGAATCCCAATATGATCAGAGAGATGATGAACATGCCTGCCATTCAGAATCTCATGAACAATCCCGATCTGATGCGAAACTTGATTATGAGTAATCCACAAATGCGAGAAATAATTGATAGGAACCCAGATCTTGCTCATATACTTAATGATCCTGCCACTCTCAGACAAACATTAGACGCAGCAAGGAATCCTGAGCTGATGCGAGAAATGATGAGGAACACAGACAGGGCCATGAGCAACATTGAATCATCTCCAGAGGGCTTCAACATGCTCCGCCGCATGTATGAAACGGTCCAAGAGCCATTCTTGAATGCAACAACAATGGGAGGTGAAAGTGGGAATGACTTGGGTTCAAACCCTTTTGCTGCTTTGTTGGGAACACAGGGATTGGGCCAGAACCGTGCACCCACTACAAATCCACCAACAACTAATTCTGATGCAACTGGCTCTCCTGCTCCTAATACAAATCCCTTGCCAAATCCATGGAATCCTACTG CAAATGCACCAGGAACACCTGCAGGTGGTCAGACTAACACAGGTTCTAGGGCTGCTCCTACTGGAGGTTTAAGGCAGCCAGGAATTGAGAGATCACCTCTTCTTGGCCTGCCAGATTTTGGAGGGATGGGTGGGGGCGCTGGACCATTTGATCCGTCTATGCTGCAACAGATGCTACAAAATCCAGCAGTGATGCAGATGATGCAAGGATTACTTTCCAATCCTCAATACATGAATCAG TTCCGGCCCTTTTTAGATAATAATTCTCAATTGAGAGAAATGATGCAAAGTCCAGAATTTCTTCGTCAGTTGGCAAGTCCAGAGACTATGCAG CAACTTCTGTCATTAAATCAAGCAGTCATATCTCAGCTAGCTCGACAGCAGGCCGGCCA GGCACAGGGGCAGACGGGGGTTGCTGGAGCCAACAACCTTGGATTGGAAAACCTCTTAGGGGTGTTTGGTGGACTGGGTGGTGCGAACACCCAAAACGCTtctaatg ttccaccagagcaactTTATGCAACAGAGCTAGCACAGCTACAAGAAATGGGATTTGTTAACACACAGGAGAATATTCGTGCACTAAGTGCCACTGGTGGAAATGTCAATGCTGCTGTTGAGCGCCTTCTTGGCAATCTTGGCTAG